CTCGTTGGCCTCTCGGCCTGCGAGGCGACCGCCCAGGTGGACATCGACGTCAAGGAGAATGGGTCGGGCACGGTGACGGTGGAGGTTGCACTCGACGGGGAGGCGGTTGGGCGGGTCGGGGGCCTCAAAGCCATCGACACCGGAGACCTGACCGAGGCGGGCTGGGAGGTCGCCGAGCCGATGCTGAAACCAGACGGTCTGGTGCGTCTACGGGCCACCAAGGCCTTCGGTTCGCCGAGCGCCTTGCAGCCAACGCTCAATGAGATTGCCGGTCCCGATGGGCCGCTGCAGGAGTTGAACCTGTCGGTGCTCGATCGGTTTGGGTCCATCGGCTACCGGCTGGACGGGCGGCTGATCACCAAGGGCGATCTGGCCCGGTTCTCCGATGCTCAGGTGGCCGAGGTGCTCGACGGCCTGCCGCTGGGCCGAACCGACGAGCAACTGGCGGCGGAACTGAAGACCAACCCGGGCAGCCTCACCATCGTGGTTCGGGCGATGCTCCCCGGTGAGTTGGTCGACACCACCGGCAAGCAGGAGAAGACACCCACGGTCGACGGTGCGACGGTGAGTTGGAACGCCGACCTCACCGCCGAGTCGGCTGACGTCGACCTGACCACCACGTCGGAGGAACGCTCCGGCAACGCCGGCAAGTTCGTGATTGCCGGCGCGGTGCTCATTGGCTTGGCGGGGCTCGTGCTGGCCTACGGCCTCATTGCAGGTCGTCGGCTGAACCACGGGTAAGGCGCCGTGGCGCATCGGCCGGGAACTCGAGGGCCCTGGTCGTCGTCGAAGTAGATATGGGATTCGAACGGCAATCACTGCACCGACACACGGCGGGGCTCGCGCTCGGCATCCTGGTGGCCCTGACAGCCGCTGCCTGTGGGTCCGGTCACGACGTCACCTCCGGCGTTCCTACCAGCACGGACGGCACCCGGCTCCCGGCCGATCGGGTGGTGTGGCAGGTGGACACCGGCGGAGGGTTGGTGCCTCACGCCTTCGTCGCCAACGACGTGCCCGAGGTGACCATCTACGGGGACGGAAGGGTGTTTCTCCCCGTCCCCGCTGAGACCGATGGCGGGTCGGCTGGGACGGTGCCGACTGCGGTTCGGTTGGTGCAGGGGAAGGTGCCACAGACCAAGCTGCGGGACTTCCTCGACGACGTGTCCGCATCCGGGGCACTCGACGAATCGGTCGACTACGGCGATCCTCAGGTCACCGATCTGCCGAGTACCAACGTCCGTCTTCATGGCGCTGGACAGCCGGCCGAGGTCGACGTCTACGCCCTGATGGCTGACTTCGATACGGGGCTCACCGGCTCACAGCAGGCGTCGCGTCGCAAGCTCCGGGACCTGATCGAGCACTCGCGCACTCTGACCGGAGCTACCAAGGAGTGGGTGCCCGACCGGGTGGAGGCAATCGATCTGGCCGTTCCTGAAGGTGCACCCTCGGGGGACGCTGCCGAGTGGCCGGGGCCCCCGTTCATCGACGTCTTCGGCACGGTCAAGCCTGGCGCAACCATCGACGGGCCTCGCTGTGCCGAACTCTCCGGCGACGACGCGGCCAAGGCCTATGCCGCCGCGCTGGATGCGGGTCGGCCCTTCGTCGACGATCGTGGCGCCGAACTTCAGGTGGTTGTTCGGGCTCTGCTTCCCGGCGAGGTTGCTTGCGAACGGTCGTGAGCGACCACGCGCGATCGCCGGGGTTCGGAGGGTGCGAGGATGAGCCGATGACCCGCCGACCCATCACCAGCCCCACCGCCTCCGCCGTCGGCCCCTACAGCCACGGCATCGAGGCCAACGGCATCGTCTACTGCTCTGGGCAGACACCGGTGGATCCAGCCACCGGTTCGCTCGTCGTCGGTGACGTCGCCAAACGAACCGGGCAGTGTTTCGACAACCTGTTCGGAGTGCTTGAAGCGGCCGGTCTTGGCCCCGAGCACGTAGTGAAGGTCAACGTGTTCCTTACCGACATGGACGACTTCGATGCGATGAACCGTGTGTATGCCGCCCGTTTCGCAGAGCCGTTTCCGGCGCGCAGCACCATTGGCGTGGCATCGCTGCCGCTCGGCTCCAACATCGAGATCGAGCTGATCGCTCAGCGGGGCTGAGCTACGGATTTTGCCTTGCCGAGTGGTGGGATGGTCGCCCATCGAACCGAGACGGACGGAGGACCGCTGCATTTGGTTGACGCGACCGGGAAGGCGCTTTCCGAGTGGGAGCCGTTCGTTGTCACAGGTCGTCCGTAGCGTGGCACCGTGGCTTCCAAACCGTCATCCTCTCCAGTCTTTCGCTGCCTGGCCTGCGGGCACGAGGCGCACAAGTGGACCGGGCGGTGCGGGGGTTGCGGTGATTGGAACTCGCTGACCGAGGAGCTGTCGGCGCCGCTGGACAACCATCCGATCCCGCATGTGCCGGGCACGGTGCGGGCCATTGGCGACGTGCCCGAGGTGAGCGACCCGCAGCTGACCACCGGCATCGGCGAGCTGGACCGCACCCTGGGAGGCGGCTTCACGGGTGCCTCGGTCAGCCTGATCGGCGGCGAGCCCGGAGTGGGTAAGAGCACGTTGTTGTTGCAGGCTGCCGCAGGCGTGGCCCGGAGTGGCCGCACCGTGCTGTACGTCACGGCAGAAGAGTCGGCCAATCAGTTGAAACGTCGGGCCCAGCGTCTCGATGCGATCTGCGACGACCTGTTCGTGCTGGCGGAGACGCGGCTGGAGGTGGTGCTGGCCCGCCTGGCAGAAACCACCCCGGCCCTCGTCGTGGTCGACTCGGTACATACCCTGTTCGACGACCGGGTCAGCGGGGTGCCGGGCTCGGTCACCCAGGTGCGCGAAGCCACCAACGCGCTTGTGGCTGCCGCCCGGCGCAGCGGCGCTGCGGTTGTCCTCGTGGGACACGTCACCAAGGACGGTGGCTTGGCCGGCCCTCGCGTGCTGGAGCATACGGTCGACACGGTGATGCACTTCGAGGGCGACCGCGACGGGGCTCTGCGCCTGTTGCGGGTGATCAAGCACCGGTTTGGCGCCACCGACCGGGTCGGCATGTTCCGCATGACCAAGCACGGCATCGAGTCGCTGGACGATCCGTCGGGGCTGTTGCTGGCCGACAGGCAGGCGGGGGTTCCCGGCTCGGCGGTGGTCGCGGTGCTCGAAGGGCACCGCCCGGTGCTGGTTGAGGTGCAGGCGCTGGTCAGCCCGCGCCCGGCCGGTTCCGGCGGGTTTGGGACCCGCACCGTCAC
The nucleotide sequence above comes from Candidatus Microthrix parvicella Bio17-1. Encoded proteins:
- the radA gene encoding DNA repair protein RadA; translated protein: MASKPSSSPVFRCLACGHEAHKWTGRCGGCGDWNSLTEELSAPLDNHPIPHVPGTVRAIGDVPEVSDPQLTTGIGELDRTLGGGFTGASVSLIGGEPGVGKSTLLLQAAAGVARSGRTVLYVTAEESANQLKRRAQRLDAICDDLFVLAETRLEVVLARLAETTPALVVVDSVHTLFDDRVSGVPGSVTQVREATNALVAAARRSGAAVVLVGHVTKDGGLAGPRVLEHTVDTVMHFEGDRDGALRLLRVIKHRFGATDRVGMFRMTKHGIESLDDPSGLLLADRQAGVPGSAVVAVLEGHRPVLVEVQALVSPRPAGSGGFGTRTVTGLVPRRIDLILAVLAQRAQLDLSSADVFVSVAGGLTVREPAADLAIAAAVVSSATLRAVPGDVMMLGEVGLTGELRSVPEPIRRISEAARLGFSRIVAPRDRSVRPAGGEVEWARSARLQQVATLGEAMHAMSLQDAGLRAV
- a CDS encoding RidA family protein yields the protein MTRRPITSPTASAVGPYSHGIEANGIVYCSGQTPVDPATGSLVVGDVAKRTGQCFDNLFGVLEAAGLGPEHVVKVNVFLTDMDDFDAMNRVYAARFAEPFPARSTIGVASLPLGSNIEIELIAQRG